A stretch of the Bacillus sp. B-jedd genome encodes the following:
- a CDS encoding TAXI family TRAP transporter solute-binding subunit produces the protein MKKKNLFLVLMLALSMLLAACGGGNEKTDGGKKDKGDSGEKPKYISILTGGTGGTYYPLGGTFANIISDETGIETTAQTTGASAENMQTLKDGGGEIAFTQTDIASYAKEGKLMFKDKAVDNVQAIGTLYPETIQIVTTEKSGIKTVDDLKGKKVSIGAPGSGTAANAEQILEIYGLSLSDIKKQDLSFDESVSGIQDGTIDAAFVTAGTPTGAVEGLAATEKVVIVPVDADKAAKLIEKYPYYIKDEVPSNVYGLKEAVPTVAVQAMLAVSSDLSKDVVYDITKAIFENLDKVTHAKGKVIKPENALNGVGIEVHPGAQKYYDEKGIKASE, from the coding sequence ATGAAAAAGAAGAATTTATTTCTAGTGTTAATGTTAGCGCTTTCTATGCTGCTAGCTGCATGCGGTGGGGGAAATGAGAAAACTGATGGGGGCAAGAAGGACAAAGGGGACAGCGGTGAGAAGCCTAAGTATATTAGCATTCTGACTGGTGGGACTGGCGGTACATACTATCCGCTTGGAGGAACTTTTGCAAATATCATTTCGGATGAAACCGGAATCGAAACGACAGCCCAGACGACTGGCGCATCTGCTGAAAACATGCAGACCTTGAAGGACGGGGGCGGAGAAATCGCGTTCACTCAGACCGATATCGCTTCTTACGCTAAAGAAGGAAAGCTGATGTTTAAAGACAAAGCAGTAGACAATGTCCAGGCGATCGGGACTTTATATCCAGAAACAATCCAAATCGTGACAACCGAAAAGTCCGGCATTAAAACGGTTGATGATCTTAAGGGCAAAAAAGTTTCAATCGGCGCCCCGGGCTCTGGAACAGCGGCTAATGCAGAACAAATCCTTGAAATTTATGGTCTTTCTCTTAGCGATATCAAGAAACAGGACCTTTCTTTCGATGAGTCTGTATCCGGAATCCAGGACGGCACAATTGATGCTGCGTTCGTTACAGCCGGAACTCCAACCGGTGCAGTCGAAGGACTGGCTGCTACTGAAAAGGTTGTTATTGTTCCAGTTGATGCGGATAAAGCAGCAAAGCTAATTGAAAAGTATCCTTATTATATCAAGGATGAGGTACCATCAAATGTCTATGGGCTAAAAGAAGCTGTTCCGACAGTCGCTGTCCAGGCAATGCTAGCCGTTTCCTCTGACCTTTCCAAAGATGTAGTCTACGATATTACAAAGGCAATCTTTGAAAACCTTGACAAGGTCACTCATGCAAAAGGTAAAGTCATCAAGCCTGAAAACGCCCTTAACGGAGTAGGAATCGAAGTCCATCCAGGCGCGCAAAAATATTATGACGAAAAAGGCATCAAAGCTTCCGAATAG
- a CDS encoding DUF1850 domain-containing protein translates to MKKVWQRRPPAYLFPLIILFIAIVLFIPYKQAIIFQYQNTDQVLAYIPLSKEHKFKMKYTHSIHLTDVVESYEVTKKQEIRQYELEYMDFAIGMPADASEGERFEQKDGKFYIKDMNRIFPFFDLRTGKVRANHRVIFQGKEYPLSESITPGTWVRIMVKKINTWQQLKGVNILEHT, encoded by the coding sequence ATGAAAAAAGTCTGGCAGAGAAGGCCTCCAGCTTATCTGTTCCCCCTCATTATTCTATTCATCGCCATCGTGCTATTCATACCATACAAACAGGCTATTATTTTTCAATATCAAAACACGGATCAGGTCCTTGCCTATATCCCCTTATCAAAAGAACACAAATTTAAAATGAAGTACACACACTCCATCCATTTGACAGATGTGGTGGAAAGCTATGAAGTGACGAAAAAACAGGAAATCCGCCAATATGAGCTTGAATACATGGATTTCGCAATCGGTATGCCGGCAGATGCATCAGAAGGGGAAAGGTTTGAACAGAAGGATGGCAAATTTTACATTAAAGACATGAACAGGATATTTCCATTTTTTGATCTTCGGACCGGAAAAGTCCGTGCCAATCACCGGGTGATTTTTCAAGGGAAAGAGTATCCACTCTCGGAGTCGATCACACCTGGGACATGGGTCCGGATTATGGTCAAAAAAATAAATACCTGGCAACAATTGAAAGGAGTGAACATCCTTGAACATACATGA
- a CDS encoding TRAP transporter permease, which yields MNIHEGTLSEQEQQALLEKYDPEAGTRKLSGILGWIVFLGLLSFSLFQLWTSTIHPLTAQLQRSIHLGFALALIFLLFPARRKNIARHSVAWYDIILAVLSIGVGAYWPLMIEDIVNRVGQLTPLDFYVGLLAIVLVLEATRRAVGLPITIIALVFMMYALFGPYMPGFLAHRGLDLDRLVQTMFFTTEGILGTPLGVSATFIFLFLLFGAFLVKTGVGQYFNDLAVSIAGKRTGGPAKVAIFSSALQGTISGSSVANVVTSGSFTIPMMKKLGYKKEFAGAVEAAASTGGQLMPPVMGAAAFLMVEFIGGGITYWDIAKAAAIPALLYFTGIWIMTHFEAKRIGLRGLTDEEMPNRREVLKKIYLLIPILAVIILMMSGISVMRAALWAIVITVLVSAIRKDTRIGIRGIIEALVDGARTALGVAAATAAAGIIVGVVTKTGLGLKLANGLLDLAGGALLPTLAFTMLASLVLGMGSPTTANYVITSTIAAPAIILLGVPDLSAHLFVFYFGIIADITPPVALAAFAAAGVSGGEPLKTGVNSAKLAIAAFIIPYMFVMSPELLMIDTTIPTIIWVVFTALTGMMAIGAGIIGYWYRRLYLIERLVGIAAGLLLINPEKITDIIGLATFAVLLVLQIVIKRPDNPSLATAK from the coding sequence TTGAACATACATGAGGGGACGTTATCAGAACAAGAGCAGCAAGCGCTGCTGGAAAAATATGATCCCGAAGCAGGGACGAGAAAATTATCAGGAATATTGGGATGGATAGTCTTTTTAGGACTCCTCTCCTTTTCATTATTCCAGCTCTGGACTTCAACAATCCATCCGTTGACAGCCCAACTCCAGCGCTCCATTCATCTTGGCTTTGCGCTGGCCCTTATCTTCCTCCTCTTTCCCGCACGGAGAAAGAACATCGCCCGCCACAGTGTTGCCTGGTACGATATCATCCTGGCAGTTCTGTCCATAGGGGTCGGGGCTTATTGGCCGTTAATGATCGAAGATATTGTCAACAGAGTCGGCCAACTGACGCCGCTTGATTTTTATGTGGGGCTATTGGCCATCGTCCTTGTTCTAGAAGCAACACGAAGGGCAGTCGGGCTTCCCATTACAATCATTGCACTTGTTTTTATGATGTATGCCCTTTTCGGCCCTTACATGCCGGGCTTCTTGGCACATAGAGGGCTTGATTTGGATAGACTGGTCCAGACAATGTTTTTTACGACAGAAGGAATTCTCGGCACTCCGCTTGGGGTTTCCGCGACCTTCATTTTCCTCTTCCTGTTATTCGGTGCATTTCTCGTCAAGACAGGAGTTGGACAGTATTTCAATGATTTGGCAGTATCCATTGCCGGCAAAAGAACAGGAGGCCCGGCAAAGGTTGCTATTTTCTCAAGCGCCCTTCAGGGGACCATCAGCGGAAGTTCGGTTGCAAACGTCGTCACATCAGGATCTTTCACCATCCCGATGATGAAAAAGCTCGGCTATAAAAAGGAATTTGCCGGTGCTGTAGAAGCAGCTGCTTCTACCGGCGGACAGCTCATGCCGCCAGTCATGGGCGCCGCTGCCTTTCTGATGGTTGAATTTATCGGTGGCGGAATTACCTACTGGGATATCGCCAAGGCGGCTGCCATTCCAGCATTGCTCTATTTTACAGGCATTTGGATCATGACCCACTTCGAGGCAAAACGGATCGGGCTCCGGGGATTGACAGATGAAGAAATGCCGAACAGAAGAGAAGTACTGAAAAAAATCTATCTGCTCATCCCGATTCTCGCGGTCATAATCCTGATGATGTCAGGGATAAGCGTCATGAGAGCCGCTCTTTGGGCAATTGTTATAACCGTCCTTGTCAGCGCTATTAGGAAGGATACAAGGATTGGAATCAGAGGGATTATCGAAGCGCTTGTCGATGGTGCCCGGACCGCGCTTGGGGTGGCTGCCGCGACAGCTGCAGCCGGAATCATCGTTGGTGTCGTAACGAAAACTGGCCTTGGATTGAAGCTCGCCAACGGACTGCTTGATTTGGCTGGCGGCGCATTGCTGCCGACCCTAGCCTTCACAATGCTGGCATCCCTTGTGCTTGGCATGGGATCTCCAACAACGGCAAACTATGTAATTACATCAACAATCGCAGCACCAGCCATCATCCTATTGGGAGTACCTGATTTGTCTGCGCACTTATTTGTTTTCTATTTTGGGATCATTGCGGACATCACTCCGCCAGTTGCCCTGGCCGCGTTTGCAGCAGCGGGTGTATCCGGCGGGGAACCGCTTAAAACCGGGGTGAACTCGGCAAAGCTGGCCATCGCCGCTTTTATCATCCCGTATATGTTCGTCATGTCGCCTGAACTATTAATGATCGACACGACCATCCCTACTATAATCTGGGTTGTGTTCACAGCGTTAACAGGCATGATGGCTATCGGAGCCGGTATCATCGGCTACTGGTACAGAAGACTCTACCTGATTGAAAGGCTGGTTGGTATTGCTGCAGGCCTCCTGCTCATCAATCCTGAAAAAATTACTGACATCATTGGCCTTGCCACATTCGCTGTATTGCTCGTCCTGCAGATTGTCATTAAACGCCCGGACAACCCGAGCCTTGCAACAGCAAAATAA
- a CDS encoding catalase: MKEDRNMEKDRKQQQLDQFKVDDQGQKMTTNQGLRVSGDEFSLKAGDRGPTLMEDFHFREKMTHFDHERIPERVVHARGFAAHGEFQVYESMKEFTKAKFLQDPSVKTPVFVRFSTVAGSRGSAETVRDVRGFATKFYTEEGNYDLVGNNMPVFFIQDAIKFPDLIHAVKPEPHNEMPQAASAHDTFWDFVANNQESAHMIMWHLSDRAIPRSFRMMEGFGVHTFRFVNEDGKSHFVKFHWKPVLGIHSLVWDEAQKIAGKDPDFHRRDLYEAIEMGNFPEYEFGVQMVPEEDEFNFDFDILDPTKVWPEEDIPVRIVGKMTLNRNVDNVFAETEQVAFHPGHVVPGIDFTNDPLLQGRLFSYTDTQLIRLGGPNFHELPINRPVCPFHNNQRDGYGRQTINTGKVSYHNNSLAANTPSPASEEEGGYVHYQEKIDGRKIRARSESFKDHFSQAAMFWNSMSPPEKQHIIEAFSFELGKVMSPSVRQQVVDMFANVSTELAAAFAVNIGAVPPEGNTLAAEKSSPALSQENSKKSPRSRKVGVLIDNGFNGAEVKEILNSLTGKGIIPEFVSGTLNNVVGDDGTELPVHHTFLTADPVLFDALYVVGGKDLTELFHQKASYFINEAFKHFKPIGATLEGGALLEEGGIAGMPGVVLSEDAEIFSKEFIDAIAAHRHWNRATIK, translated from the coding sequence ATGAAGGAAGACCGTAATATGGAGAAGGACAGGAAACAGCAGCAGCTTGATCAGTTCAAGGTGGATGACCAGGGACAGAAGATGACTACGAATCAGGGGCTGAGGGTTTCTGGGGATGAGTTTTCCCTTAAAGCAGGTGACCGGGGCCCGACATTGATGGAGGATTTCCACTTCCGTGAAAAAATGACCCATTTTGACCATGAGAGAATTCCGGAAAGGGTTGTGCACGCCCGCGGATTTGCGGCACACGGTGAGTTTCAGGTGTATGAGTCGATGAAAGAATTCACAAAAGCGAAATTTCTGCAGGACCCGTCTGTCAAGACGCCTGTGTTTGTGCGCTTTTCGACAGTGGCAGGTTCGCGCGGCTCGGCTGAAACGGTGCGGGATGTGCGCGGTTTTGCTACTAAGTTCTATACGGAAGAAGGCAATTATGACTTGGTGGGAAACAACATGCCGGTCTTTTTCATTCAGGATGCGATTAAGTTTCCCGACCTTATCCATGCAGTGAAGCCCGAACCTCATAACGAAATGCCCCAGGCGGCTTCTGCGCACGACACATTTTGGGATTTTGTCGCTAATAACCAGGAGTCTGCCCATATGATTATGTGGCATCTGTCCGACCGGGCAATTCCAAGGAGTTTTCGGATGATGGAAGGGTTTGGTGTCCATACTTTCCGATTTGTGAATGAAGATGGGAAGTCCCATTTTGTAAAATTCCATTGGAAGCCGGTACTCGGAATCCATTCCCTTGTATGGGATGAGGCTCAAAAAATCGCCGGGAAAGACCCTGATTTCCATCGCCGCGATTTGTATGAAGCCATCGAGATGGGCAATTTCCCTGAATATGAATTTGGCGTCCAAATGGTTCCAGAAGAGGATGAATTCAATTTTGATTTCGATATCCTTGATCCGACAAAAGTTTGGCCTGAGGAGGATATTCCGGTCAGGATTGTCGGAAAAATGACCTTGAACCGAAATGTGGACAATGTATTTGCCGAGACGGAGCAGGTCGCTTTCCATCCAGGACATGTTGTGCCAGGCATTGATTTCACAAATGATCCGCTTTTGCAGGGACGATTGTTCTCGTATACCGATACACAGTTGATCCGCCTCGGCGGCCCGAATTTTCATGAACTTCCGATCAACCGCCCGGTCTGTCCTTTCCATAACAACCAGCGGGACGGATATGGCCGGCAAACCATTAACACCGGAAAGGTGAGCTACCACAACAACTCGCTTGCCGCTAACACCCCTTCGCCAGCGAGTGAAGAGGAAGGCGGGTATGTACATTACCAAGAAAAAATTGATGGGCGCAAAATACGTGCGCGCAGCGAGAGCTTTAAGGACCATTTCTCACAAGCGGCGATGTTTTGGAACAGTATGAGCCCTCCTGAAAAACAGCATATCATCGAGGCGTTCAGCTTTGAGCTTGGAAAAGTGATGAGCCCATCCGTCCGGCAGCAGGTCGTCGACATGTTCGCCAATGTCAGTACCGAACTCGCTGCGGCTTTTGCAGTCAATATTGGCGCGGTCCCTCCAGAAGGGAATACCTTGGCGGCAGAAAAATCTTCTCCGGCCCTTAGTCAGGAAAACAGCAAGAAGTCGCCACGTTCACGGAAAGTAGGCGTTCTCATTGACAACGGCTTTAACGGTGCCGAAGTGAAGGAAATCCTGAACAGCCTGACCGGGAAGGGCATCATTCCAGAGTTCGTGAGCGGGACGCTTAACAACGTGGTTGGAGACGATGGAACAGAGCTTCCTGTCCACCATACTTTCCTGACTGCCGATCCTGTACTGTTCGATGCCCTATACGTTGTTGGCGGCAAGGATTTAACCGAATTGTTCCATCAGAAAGCGTCCTACTTCATCAATGAAGCGTTTAAGCACTTCAAGCCGATCGGAGCTACCCTTGAAGGTGGCGCGTTGCTGGAAGAAGGCGGCATAGCTGGAATGCCGGGAGTTGTCCTTAGCGAGGATGCCGAAATATTCAGCAAAGAATTCATTGATGCAATTGCAGCCCATCGCCATTGGAATAGAGCAACAATAAAATAA
- a CDS encoding anthrax toxin lethal factor-related metalloendopeptidase has product MKGFVKKAGFLLLAVGLLWQFGVAGEASAAAPQGKTEQVNNVLDRLVTVQTVGDYDDQAARDMVYRVWNIHPNILVALDKAGVEVKFINFPLTDLPEYAYLKGVVPRGWEHTGYTWDDVPGAGGKTVVARIGYSDSGNMHSSLNLELHETAHAIDYYVFGNISYSEDFKRIHSEERLGFSDNPYYSYPEEYFAETFAYYHRGEESREHLKAVAPKTYEFMDKLYRNIPNHGRETAKERSAKMQEYRVHPLAS; this is encoded by the coding sequence TTGAAGGGATTTGTGAAGAAAGCGGGATTTTTATTGCTGGCGGTTGGCCTGTTGTGGCAGTTTGGGGTTGCGGGGGAGGCATCTGCCGCTGCACCGCAAGGGAAGACTGAGCAGGTTAATAATGTGCTTGACCGGCTGGTGACGGTTCAGACTGTTGGGGATTATGATGACCAGGCAGCGAGGGACATGGTCTATCGGGTTTGGAATATCCATCCGAATATTCTCGTGGCATTGGATAAGGCGGGCGTTGAGGTGAAATTTATTAATTTCCCGCTGACTGACCTTCCGGAGTATGCCTACTTAAAAGGAGTTGTTCCGAGAGGCTGGGAGCATACGGGCTATACGTGGGATGATGTGCCTGGGGCTGGAGGGAAAACGGTTGTGGCCAGGATCGGCTATAGTGATTCGGGGAATATGCACAGCTCCCTCAATCTTGAACTGCATGAAACGGCACATGCGATTGATTATTATGTATTTGGCAATATCAGTTATTCGGAGGATTTCAAGAGAATTCATTCCGAGGAGAGGCTCGGCTTTTCGGACAATCCTTATTATTCCTATCCTGAGGAGTATTTCGCAGAAACCTTCGCCTATTATCATCGCGGGGAAGAGTCTCGGGAGCATCTGAAGGCAGTGGCACCAAAAACGTATGAATTTATGGACAAGCTTTATCGGAATATCCCGAACCATGGAAGGGAAACCGCAAAGGAGCGTTCTGCAAAAATGCAGGAATATCGGGTTCATCCGCTGGCTTCTTAG
- a CDS encoding SDR family oxidoreductase produces the protein MVKTVFITGANRGLGLGLARELLSKDFLVFAGVRAANSLELEELKADYPDSLEMVRIDVTDQGMIERAKAAVEERANKLDWLINNAAILGNVEATARGPLDFGDMMATYNTNTLGPLRVTNAFLPLLLKGESKLVVNISSEAGSIADCQRTNNFSYCMSKAALNMQSSLVHNQLKELGGGVLVLHPGWVQTCMPGKLDTAATLTPAQSASQLVNLITQNEKNIQPKPLFLDYQGRQLPW, from the coding sequence TTGGTTAAAACAGTGTTTATTACAGGGGCGAACCGCGGGCTGGGATTGGGATTAGCTCGGGAATTGCTTAGCAAGGATTTTCTTGTATTCGCTGGAGTAAGGGCGGCGAATTCATTAGAACTGGAAGAGCTCAAGGCTGACTATCCAGACAGTCTTGAAATGGTAAGGATTGATGTAACCGACCAGGGTATGATTGAGCGGGCAAAAGCCGCTGTCGAAGAGCGGGCTAATAAGCTGGATTGGCTGATTAACAATGCCGCCATCCTGGGGAATGTTGAAGCGACAGCAAGGGGCCCGCTCGACTTCGGAGACATGATGGCTACATATAATACGAATACATTAGGGCCCCTCCGGGTTACGAATGCGTTCCTTCCCCTCCTTTTAAAAGGGGAATCCAAGCTGGTTGTCAATATCTCGTCAGAAGCCGGCAGCATCGCCGATTGCCAGCGGACCAACAACTTCAGCTATTGCATGTCAAAGGCAGCGCTGAACATGCAATCCAGCCTTGTCCACAACCAATTGAAGGAACTCGGCGGCGGCGTCCTCGTCCTCCACCCGGGCTGGGTCCAAACCTGCATGCCAGGCAAACTCGATACAGCCGCCACACTTACCCCCGCCCAATCTGCCAGCCAACTCGTCAACCTAATCACACAGAACGAAAAAAATATCCAACCAAAACCGCTTTTCCTCGATTACCAGGGAAGGCAGCTACCGTGGTGA